The Leishmania braziliensis MHOM/BR/75/M2904 complete genome, chromosome 12 genome window below encodes:
- a CDS encoding serine/threonine protein phosphatase-like protein, whose product MADQSRWPMCHFCHRKVPDKDYNAHTVMCDEREVTCWNSWCRQIVRQGDLQKHLEDCGKRQKAICPKCGVEILATDMYAHRDSCQPKPCPQCGELCITRIHEWCPKAILGKVKLISGPFATEELQRRFIPPGKEKDPRANLEYNVARMQLLWRWIKCKAMIEETIFRSVYKEMDLKKEGFAIFKAHDKVNEQHVMAPKRSRSVIQSPMVAPATSSHYFPVNASVPITLYHVERMIKDIKNHVLLPYPAAWRVFTDAMNHLNTMPNVVRVSPAVGARVSNGRVIQGCKIVVVGDLHGQVADLLHILKESGMPSESNHYIFNGDYVDRGACGVEILLILFSLMLACPKYVTLNRGNHECDYMNDEYGFDVEVSTKYDRNVFRLIQRCFCALPLATLIGGKIFVVHGGLPRRRGVSINDISRIQRFRQIPIPNYSQPEEDEIFQDMLWSDPVEDIKGWRESQRGAGVEFGSDVTTEFLQNNKLELVVRSHEDCLSGYEEHHNRKLLTIFSASNYDGPSSNYGAICTFIGDNLEPSYHTYQMFEDEYDESQLISLADSFTLTMSNMAKMSPFNATVGGPISGLNLTGSASRVLLHRRTKDDILRELRERIYQRRHRLLAYFSKLDRTNKGSLWVIEWVESMRNVLNLDLPWHFLRGYLVEVDAHSRIWYASFLNNFHNVLQDLWSDEWRQSVCARVLQQQRMNHRSQLVSAAFNKEVVNYNEFCSVIRAIDYTTSDCQLFQLFESFDEKGNGHINGPEFVKKLQQIANGKPDPLLWDIDAMEQLQNIVIQGRSQLPSLFHVTSKDKALSKERFMAGMAQLSRCMRKQLTQPQREAIFEFMKQRVPEGSEMTFDVFLLCVYVFDRRTVAGLKASYSLSELIELGLGPISFRNTSLSSPTNGRHA is encoded by the coding sequence atGGCGGATCAGAGTCGCTGGCCAATGTGCCACTTCTGCCACCGCAAGGTTCCGGACAAGGACTACAACGCCCACACCGTTATGTGCGACGAGCGCGAGGTGACCTGCTGGAACTCGTGGTGTCGCCAGATTGTGCGCCAGGGTGACCTGCAGAAGCACCTGGAGGACTGCGGGAAGCGGCAGAAGGCAATCTGCCCCAAGTGTGGTGTCGAGATCCTGGCCACTGACATGTATGCGCATCGGGATAGCTGCCAGCCGAAGCCCTGCCCACAGTGCGGGGAGTTGTGCATCACACGCATTCACGAGTGGTGCCCCAAGGCAATCCTGGGCAAGGTGAAGCTCATCAGCGGCCCCTTCGcgacggaggagctgcagcgccgcttcatACCACccggaaaggagaaagaccCGAGGGCCAATCTCGAGTACAACGTGGCGCggatgcagctgctgtggcgtTGGATCAAGTGCAAGGCGATGATTGAGGAGACGATCTTCCGAAGCGTTTACAAGGAGATGGACCTAAAAAAAGAGGGCTTTGCCATCTTCAAGGCCCACGACAAGGTCAACGAGCAGCACGTCATGGCACCGAAGCGGTCACGATCGGTGATTCAGTCACCCATGGTTGCCCCAGCAACCTCCTCGCACTACTTTCCGGTGAACGCCAGCGTCCCCATCACTCTCTACCACGTCGAGCGGATGATCAAGGACATCAAGAACCACGTGCTTCTGCCGTACCCCGCCGCTTGGCGCGTCTTCACCGACGCGATGAACCACCTGAACACCATGCCGAACGTCGTGCGCGTGTCGCCGGCCGTCGGGGCCCGCGTGAGCAACGGTCGCGTAATTCAGGGCTGCAAGATAGTCGTCGTCGGTGACTTGCATGGCCAGGTTGCCGACCTTCTGCACATCCTAAAGGAGAGTGGCATGCCCAGCGAGAGCAATCACTACATTTTTAATGGTGACTATGTCGACCGCGGCGCATGCGGTGTGGAGATCCTTCTCATCCTCTTTTCCCTGATGCTGGCGTGTCCAAAGTATGTCACGCTCAACCGCGGCAACCACGAGTGCGACTACATGAACGATGAGTACGGCTTCGATGTCGAGGTGAGCACCAAGTACGACCGCAATGTGTTCCGACTCATCCAGCGCTGCTTCTGCGCCCTGCCGCTGGCCACGCTCATTGGCGGCAAAATCTTCGTTGTTCATGGCGGTCTGCCGCGGCGACGCGGGGTCAGCATCAACGACATTTCACGCATCCAGCGCTTCCGGCAGATTCCAATCCCCAACTACTCACAGCCCGAGGAGGATGAGATCTTCCAGGACATGCTGTGGTCTGACCCAGTAGAGGACATAAAGGGCTGGCGTGAGAGTCAACGTGGTGCGGGTGTCGAATTTGGCTCCGATGTGACGACGGAGTTTCTACAGAACAACAAGCTGGAGCTTGTCGTGCGTTCGCACGAGGATTGCCTGAGCGGGTACGAGGAGCACCACAACCGCAAGTTACTGACGATTTTCTCGGCTAGCAACTACGACGGACCGAGCTCGAACTATGGCGCCATCTGCACCTTCATCGGCGACAACCTGGAGCCGTCTTACCACACGTACCAGATGTTCGAGGACGAGTACGACGAGTCGCAGTTGATCAGCCTCGCCGATTCTTTCACGCTAACGATGTCGAACATGGCCAAGATGAGCCCCTTCAACGCCACCGTTGGGGGCCCCATCAGCGGGCTGAACTTGACTGGCTCTGCAAGCCGAGTGCTACTGCACCGTCGGACCAAGGACGACATCCTgcgtgagctgcgcgagcgcaTCTACCAGAGACGCCATCGCCTGCTTGCTTACTTCTCGAAGCTCGACCGCACCAATAAGGGGTCGCTGTGGGTGATCGAGTGGGTGGAGTCGATGCGCAACGTGCTGAACCTCGACCTGCCGTGGCACTTCCTCCGCGGCTACCTCGTCGAGGTGGACGCTCACTCGCGTATTTGGTACGCCTCCTTCCTGAACAACTTCCACAACGTCCTGCAAGACCTCTGGAGCGACGAGTGGCGGCAGTCGGTGTGCGCccgggtgctgcagcagcaacgcatgAATCACCGCTCGCAGCTCGTATCCGCCGCCTTCAACAAGGAGGTGGTGAATTACAACGAGTTCTGCTCTGTCATTCGCGCCATCGATTACACGACGAGCGACTGCCAACTTTTCCAGCTGTTTGAGTCGTTCGACGAGAAGGGCAACGGGCACATCAACGGACCGGAGTTTGTGAAGAAACTTCAGCAGATTGCCAACGGCAAGCCCGACCCGCTACTGTGGGACATCGATGCcatggagcagctgcagaacaTCGTCATCCAGGGCCGTAGTCAGCTCCCCTCGCTGTTCCACGTGACTTCGAAGGACAAGGCGCTGTCAAAGGAGCGCTTCATGGCCGGCATGGCGCAGCTCAGCCGCTGCATGCGCAAGCAGCTGACGCAGCCACAGAGGGAGGCTATCTTTGAATTTATGAAGCAACGCGTGCCCGAGGGGTCGGAGATGACCTTCGACGTGTTCCTTCTCTGCGTGTACGTCTTTGATCGTCGCACTGTCGCTGGGCTGAAGGCGTCGTACTCGCTTTCCGAGTTGATTGAGTTAGGACTGGGGCCCATCTCTTTCCGCAATACGAGCTTATCCAGTCCCACCAATGGGCGTCACGCATAA
- a CDS encoding cytochrome c oxidase subunit IV, whose amino-acid sequence MFTRRAVSSALGAAAVAMSSSLSVQRRYDHDRWYGHALELDTHNYKFNGEPPSWMKARAKTEEETNFAKSVLPHIDFASSYECLLFDADRLNTHLNRKEFGNEIKYRLEKQANTVARAQQLLKDRKAGTGPDAEKSENALIARVFDEEHVQAEMKYVKCIRANELAEDNRLDILPGGSPNSLREKTRWNLNTELHPADRAEIGARLTAWLPEKYHIVYFDDFQTVAANDTTARREMLEIVESVRKEYTAEAKEGGYESDLRETVAELLDDVDPTRAITMEAIKGCSNLQQLEDWSHQVHEYNGDHRIIEIYARAAEITKNAEHQELVKQMREWRKLATRN is encoded by the coding sequence atgTTTACGCGCCGCGCCGTGTCGTCTGCGcttggcgccgccgctgtggcgatgtcgtcgtcgctgtctgTGCAGCGACGCTACGATCACGACCGCTGGTACGGCCACGCACTGGAGCTGGACACACACAACTACAAGTTCAACGGCGAGCCGCCAAGCTGGATGAAGGCGCGCGCgaagacagaggaggagaccaACTTTGCGAAGAGTGTTCTGCCGCACATTGACTTCGCCTCCAGCTACGAGTGCTTACTCTTCGACGCAGATCGTCTAAACACTCACCTCAACCGCAAGGAGTTCGGGAATGAGATCAAGTACCGCCTCGAGAAGCAGGCCAACACTGTCGCCcgagcacagcagctgctcaaggACAGGAAGGCCGGGACCGGCCCGGATGCTGAGAAGTCTGAGAATGCGCTCATCGCCCGCGTATTCGATGAGGAGCACGTGCAGGCAGAGATGAAGTACGTCAAGTGCATCCGTGCGAATGAGTTGGCCGAGGATAACCGCCTCGATATCCTGCCCGGTGGCTCGCCCAACTCGCTGCGTGAGAAGACGCGCTGGAACCTCAACACAGAACTTCACCCGGCCGACCGTGCGGAGATTGGTGCTCGCCTAACGGCGTGGCTGCCGGAGAAGTACCACATCGTCTACTTCGATGACTTTCAGACCGTGGCCGCCAACGACACGACCGCGCGGAGGGAGATGCTCGAGATTGTGGAGAGTGTGAGGAAAGAGTACACCGCAGAGGCAAAGGAGGGTGGCTACGAGAGCGACCTCAGGGAAAccgtggcggagctgctggacgACGTCGACCCGACCCGCGCCATCACGATGGAAGCCATCAAGGGGTGTAGTAACTTGCAGCAGCTAGAGGACTGGTCCCACCAGGTCCACGAGTACAACGGCGACCACCGCATCATCGAGATCTACGCCCGCGCTGCCGAGATTACGAAAAACGCCGAGCACCAAGAGCTGGTGAAGCAGATGCGCGAGTGGCGCAAGCTGGCCACGCGGAACTAG